cctaatcatcctcgtagtcctctgctggactcttgaGCTGATCCCTGTTCCTCCTAAACTAagtagcccaaaactgaactcagtactcaaggtagggtctcatcagggcagagtagaggtggaggagagcctcccttcatctgctggacacactcttcttaatacaccccaggattccattggccctcctgtcccatggataacttgttatccaccaggactcccaggtccttctttaCAGGGcagttctccagcagatcacctcccagcctgtactggtgcagtttattattccttcccaggtgcaggactctgcacttgtccttgctgaacctcatttggttcctctgtgcccagctctccagtctgtccaagtctcactggatggccgcACTTGATAACCTTTGTATCACATTACAAGGGAGGCAGAgccaaagaaacaaataaaaataatttttaaaaaaaatcatgccTTATTCTCCCTTATTTGTAACAGGAACCTACAGAAGGTTGGGGAcgggctgtttagaagggcttgtagcgacatgatgagggacaatggtgtTAAACTGGTAAATTTAGGTTGGGCATAAAGAGGAAGTTcattacaatgagagtggtaaaatgctggaacagattgcccacgGATGtttttgaggccccatccctagagatatcCAAGATCAAACTTGATATAGCTatgggcagcttgatctagatGGAAGTGCCCCTACTCATTGCAGGTAGGTTGGGCAAGATGAcatttgagggtcccttccaacccaatgaaATCTGTGAATCTTCGAATCTTAGCCATTTAATTTAGGTAAGTTTCTCTCGGTTGGTGGAACAGTAATATCTTCCTTTCAGTCCAGAAAGGCAGTGTTTGCTGTGTGCTTACAAGTTACCTACCCCACATCAGCCACGACTAAGCTGCACTTGCTCTGTTTGCTTGGTCAGTGAAATACTGTGTCTGGGCCACCATTCTGCCCTTAGTAAGTAGTTGGTTTGTTTACACCTAGAACTGAGTGCCTAATATCTGCAGCCTCCAGCTTGTGAAAGAGGATGGTGCAATAGGAAAAGTGAGTAGTGAGTGTTCTCTGAGTTtagcttccaacctggttgattctatgattctatgtcccagGGATGAGGAAAGCTATatgctttcctttctttctttaagCTGGTCCGGTCAAGCCTGGTATTGATTTCTACAAGGGCTCTAATAGATCAATAGAAAAATTATTACAGAGAATGACGGTGTGTCCACACAGACTTCAGTCCTGGTCTTGAATGAACAGGGGACATGTGCACCTTAGTGAGCCATACTTCCTAGAGACACCACCCTTATTAGATTGGTatttcacagaattatagaatcaaccaggttagaagagacctccaagataatccagtctaacctatccaaccaagatcatccagtccagtcctatccaatcaactagaccatggcactaagtgcctcatccagtcttttcttgaacacctccagggatggtattTGTACCTATCTGAGAACCCAGCCCTACATTTTCTGAATAATAAAAATCTCTCCAGTTACTGAATGCTGCTATTTGCAATGCACTACACAGAGTTCAAATCCTTAGTTGAGCACAAAGTCTGCTTTGCCTGACAGTGATGTACAGCTTCACTGGTACAGCACTTTTGCTACAGACCTATTGTTCATCTAACATACTGCTCATGTGCAATATTAAGTGAAGAGTGAAGGGGCACCCCCAAGGATTTCCCCATGCATTTGTAACATTGTCAGTTGAGCTCCTGCAACCAGGAGCTCAACTCACCATGCTGATTTCCAGCAATTTAAAGTAGTGAGGCATAAGGGAGTTACATCTCTTTAAATCTGGCCTCAGGGTCCTAgtctttcactctgcttttgttACAAGGTTCCTGATTTTCTGAAGGCAATTTTCCATATTtttttctaattatttattgttGTTTAGCAAGTACTGAACTACAATGGTTTTAatttgcctgaaaaaaaaaaatctaactaCAATATTCATCTAAGGAAATAGGATGTAGTGCGACATTCAGCTTACCTCCAAAGACTCCACGTGTCATTGCTTTCAGGTGACTCTGAATGGATGGCAGTTACCCAGCAGGCTGGGTAGAGCTTGTTTGCAGTACCATCACAAGTGATGCTCCACTCCTAGGCTCTCACTGAAGAAAGCTTCCTCCTGTACCTGGGGCAGAATGAGGCCCTGACTACATGGGTGAAGATTTGTTACTAAAAAGTCACACCAATTTATTAGTCATGCAGGCAGTGATGCTCAACACCCTACAGATTGTGTTAGGGTGGGTTAAAAGACCGGTGACCAGCATACAGCCCTAAAGCCACAAGCAGCATACAAACTGCTCAAACCCCGCTTGTCCCGCAACTGCCTCAcacaaacagctctgctgcaggctacagGGGCAATTTCAATGCCCCCAGGGATGGAAGGAGACAAGCCAGCAGGAGCCATTGCAGCCATCATCTCCCAGCTCCCTGGACCAAGCTCCATGTCTCTCATTAGCTTTATGCTGTCCTGTATCATGATGTATCGGGTGTTACAGGTCAGCTGTCCCCAGCGCCCCCTCCCCTGTCCATAGTATGTGTCCTGTGATGTGCTGCCTTTTTGGTATTCGTCTGTTCAGGCCAAAAAGCTTGGGTGAATTTGAAGTTATGTAGGGGGAAATGGTGGCTTTACATGTCCCTCCTACTGCTTGTAATACAATCCCAGTTGTATGCAATTAAGCTAGGAAGTAGTACACATTAAATTATTCAGAATAATAGGTATTTATTTTCAGTGCTATTTTCATTAAATATTGGTATAATATATCCATGTCTGAGGTAATAAATTAAAAGTAAATTCAAGATCTCAGTCCCACATTTGTGCTGCATATTTTATCTACCATTATACATAATTTTTAAGCAAACACAGAGCCCATAATTCTGGATGCAGCTAGGAATATTATTTTAACACAGTCACTTTTTGTTTCACTATAATTTTGCTGAGAATGGTTATTGCATGACACACTTTTAATAGATGTTTTAGTTATACTAGAATTTTCTATTAAATTGCACATACCGTAGTTATAGGAAGATGGGCATGAAGATGTGCTTTGAGCCAAGGAAGGCAAATATTGAATCAGAGTGGCAGCACATACCATGGCATTATTGTCTGCCTGCACTACAGTCCAGATCCAGCAAGTAATTCCAGTGTGTGCTTGGCTTTAAACATATGAGTTGTTCTGGTGCCATCTATGGCGTTTAATTGTTTGCTGTATCAAGGACTGTCCAAGTCTGCAGACATCATTCATAGATTTTTAAAACTTTGTGTTATTTGAAAACAATTTTGCTGGTTTTGAGATATTTTATAACAAACCTTTGTAAGATTTTTCCTATGAGCGAAGCACCCATGAAGTTTCTAACTTGGTTCATAAATACACTGTGAAAAAATAAGCAGCTACAATGACTCTCTTCTACACACTCTGTTAAAAGGAAGAAGTTTGAAAAGTTATTAAAGTAATTTTTTCCCATGGCAAAATATATCTAAAAAAATAAACTCTTCATTTCATCATCTTCCATCAAACATATAAGCACATTAAAGGGCAGGGCATACCTCAGATATTTCCATTTATAAATGCAGGAGACTGAGTGTATCAATCTTTTTGCACTTAAATGCTGGTGGTAGTAAGGCCCTTTCAGGTAAGTCTCCATCAAGCCCAGCATTAGTGAgctaaagaaacaaacaaaaattttGCTTGCATATAACTTTTTCATAATCCTgaattgaaaaaaaatcttcagttTAGGAAAAAACTCTTACTTAACTGCTGCCATTGAAAAGTATACCTCACCTCCACCTTGTTTTAACTTTAATCAGTGATCCTGGTTCCATTTGCAAAGGACTTAAACACTCACTAAAATTAATGTGGCATGCCATCAGACTCTTAATGCTCATAAATTGTGCTAATTCCCATTTAAATCAGGAAGCTATAGTTGAGCTAGAGCTAATGGTTGTCTTGGTGTTAAAGGTTTATTTCAACTGTATTTTCTTTATTCTGTTTTGCAAATGACTGACAGTGCTCATGATGTGATCCTGACAAATCACTTGGTGTTATTACTGAAAGCTATACTCTGTGTGAAAACTCTCCATGCTCATGCAGTGAATTGCATCATTGAGTTGACCACAGTCCGCACTGCAGTGGTTTTGGGCCTGGCCACGAGGGTGCAGCTGTGGAGCCCGAGGTCTTCAGTACTCCACCGAGCTCACAATTGCCATTGGTTCATCAAATGTTGCCAACCTTATCTGCTTTGGAGTAGGGATGGAGAGGATTTCCCCAGTGTCAGTTGGTGAGTGAATACCATTGTCTACTATGTTTGATACTTCCTCCTCGTGATCCTCATACAGCGTGTTGATATGCAGCAAAGGGTGGGCTGGGTTGCAGTTAAGTGCAGGTGTTGGTTCTGGCTTGACTTGGTTCAAAGTCATACTCGTTGCAGCAGCAGTTGTGGCTATATGATTGTGGTTACATGTGACaaaagccccagcagcaggcacagttcTGCATGTCTCAGAAGAGTATAGGATATCTTTTGCAGGATGAGGGGtgtctgaaagaaaacaaaacagacagTTACAAAATAAGTCATCTGTCACCCTGCCAGTCCACCAGAGAGGTGTGTCCTGAACCCATAAAAGTCATTGGCAGTTTTGGCACTGATTTCAGTGGGAACTGGACTGGACCCAAAAATTAATTTTCTTGGGACTCTTTAAGAAATTCAGCAGGActgtttgaaaaaaaacccaaaccacagggTTGTAAGCTCAGGGAAAAAGGACAAACAAATGGGTTTTGTAAATCTCACTCTTACTTATGCATGCTCATGCTTCCTTACATGAATGGTATTTTttgtaaaataaacaaaaaccaACTGAGAAGCATCTTTTACTCTCCTCTACAGTCTGGCAGGTTTTTCTCTTTAATTAAATGTTTTGATTTAATGTTTTGACAAACGTTATGACTGTTGAAATCCACAGGATGGAATACAAAACACACTGATACTTTAGATGGGAAAAACTAGTGGTTACACATTGTAAGCCACCTGTCTTCAGAAAGAACTCAGCAATTTGTCATTAACTGATGTCTCTTTCCAGAAATTATGCATCGCCTTACCTGATGGACTGCAATGTAGGTCTAACTCAAAAGCAAagctgatttcttttttaaatgggAATAGGGAGTAACAGAGCCCCAAAACTACAGTTATTATTTTTGCTCTTAAAATATCTCAAGCACTAATTTAGATGAAGGTAATTAAGACCAGAAAACCCCAGTAGTTTTGAGGAGTTGAAATCAGAGCAGGTGACTAGATAAGGAATGTTGTAGAACAGCTCACATGCACATTGGGGAGTTGGAGGGCTCTAAGCAGTGTAGGGATTTGGAAGTGACAGAAACTTTTATACCTCAAATCACTTCTTTGCTGGGCAGTGGGGTGACGGTAGCTGTCAGTCTGTCGAAGCCCAGGGGGAGGTCTTGGCTTGTAATGAGATGAGAGCCATTGCTTTAAGTACGTACAAATCTTTCTGTAACTTCAACTGCATAGTGCTTCTTTCTTATTTCAGTAGCTTAACTTGCAAAAGTAAACAAAGTATCTGTCTATCAGTTTATCTACTGATCTGTCACTTTTCTTAATGCTCATATGGCTTTCCCCATCACTCTAGTACCTAATGCTTATTGATATATTAAAAACACTCCTTTGAGGTAAGAAAGGGACAGGGTTTCCAAGATGCAAAGAGGAAATTGAGGCACACAAAGAGCATCTCCTGtggggtcacacaggaagggaATAGCAGAATTCCTGAATCTCCTGACCAGCACCCACACTTCAGACCATCCATTCTCTGGTCCACATGAGACAAAGGGCAATTTAAAGCATGGTTTTAAAACATGGTTAATATCAAAGGTATGAATTGTGATTGCCTAGGTGACAAACACATGGCAGCCCCTAAGAACAGGCAATTTAAATTTTTTTCTATAGGCAGCTTTAACTGCCATTACCAGTTTCTCACACACTTCTAAGTGGCTATTTCTGGTCAGAATACCAGACATGGCAGCTTCCATATGACTTTAAATTAAGGCAGGTTTGAAACATGACAGGTGCTAGTGGAGCAGGAAGGGTATCATGGAGCCCTTGGCAAGGCATGACCACATTCATAATTGTGAAAATCTGCTTACATCTTAATAATTACCTGCACCAacagcttcaggctcttttATACAGCTCTGCCTGTAATAATCCTTTTCCTTCATACAGCTGTTAAAGAGAAAGAACTTCTGTTTCTGGTGCCTGTAAGACCTAAGATTATTAGCTTTCTCAAAATCTAGCAAGGCAGGTCAAACACTTCAGATAAGCTTTAAGTTCCTGAAGATTGCTATGAAAACAAGGGCCTGTGGAGGTGGTATGGGCATTACAGCATACTGTACCTTTCAGAGAGGAGGTAACATGTACTACGACATTCTCTTCCTGGTTTAAAAATCCACCCTCTTGGCTTTTTGACGTAGGCATTGAGGGGATGGCTTGAACctctggcttgggttttttgctACTAAGTATATATGGATGAACATCCAAGGAAAAGTGTCGcgtgtgttttttttcagtgcttgtGCTTGGGATAGCAGTTGACTCAGTTTTATGAGTGGAGGATTGCTGTGAGGTTTTTGCAGCAGACTCTAACAAAGGAGCTATAAGGCTGTCCGTTGCTGTTTTTCTCCGCACAGGCTTCGGTTTTTCAGGTTTATGATTTTCAACCTTCATAATGGCTAACTGTTCCTTAAATGGCTGAGGAAGAGGATTGGTTGTGGGGATCCATTTCATCTTCTTCCTTGGTCTCTTAATGATGAGTTGCTCATTAGCATCAATGTCTGCTGGATCAACACTTGGGTCTATTGTTTGGATCCCGGAATCACGCATGGTTGGAGTGGCATCATGATTGGACTGAGCCAATGCTGCAAGTAGCTGGCGCACCACATTGTCGTACATCAGATCGCTTTCATTCGTAATAAAATCCAGACGGTTCAATGACTTTATGTGGTCCCGATTTTCATTACAAAACATGGCCAAAATATTGATATCACAAAACTGGGACTTCTGCCACTGTTTTTTGGTCTTTATTCCAACTTTATTCAGTTTGTCAAATATGAAGTTTGACTTGCGAAATATGAAAAGGTGAATTAAGTTGATGAGGATTATCAAGTTCATGAAACAGAGGAGAACAATATCTACACCAGCAATAATCCGCTGGAGCTGGACAGATGGCAGTTTACAGTTCACTCTGATATGTAATTTGGAGCTGCTTGTTTTGTCTGGAGGCTCTCCTAGTGCACATGTAAATTCATTTTGCTTCTGTGTAGCATAGTAGGTGGATAAATATGTAATCGGTATGATGCTCAAAAAGATGATGAATAAATGTCTCGCAAGATACAGCTTAGCTAGAAAGTTACTTCGTCCTCTTCTTTCCAAGTATTTCTCAAACAAGTTCTGTTCagggcttttttctttctctgcattCTCAatgatttctctcttttctctctctgtgatCCCCGGGCCTTTGGACTGAATCTGCTTCTCTATTTTTGGTGCCCGCCCTTCCGCTGCACGGTGATAGCAGTTATCGATCTCCTGAAGCAAAAAATTAAGCTCTGAAGTCAGTCGGGTGGAAGCCAGAAAttcccagcccagagctggaatGTACATTATCCCAGCAAAAGCCAGCAGTGCATAAGGTAAGAACTTATGCTCAAACAAGGAGGGCCAGTGGCTGGCATCAACTCCTGGCAAGGCATCTTTTAATTCTGTCCAACAATATCCTCTGGCATACAAGGCTTGATCGCGGGTGAAGTTGTGTGGTGTATAACAGTATATTGGCTCCTCTGTATAACAGAGAGAAAAGTCACTGCTGTGCATTTAACCTACAAAAGGAGCTCTGGAAAATAAACATTTCAAATTACATGAATTTTATTTTACTGTATCTTTACATGACCATTAAATCCCTCATGTCTATTAGAGAGCTCAGCTTGCACACATCTTCACAAGCCCCCAGGCAAAGCCATTTACTTGTAAGTTTTAAAATTAACCCGAGCTAAAAATGTCAGTAAGAAATATGTATTTCAGTTTAACTACCTCTCTCAGAATGGTATCCTAAGCAACAGTGGCCTAAACTCTGTAGAGATAAAAAGTCAAGATAACCACTCTGCAGTAGCTGAGGATGTTACATGCAAATGCTAAAAGGCTCATTTAGGTGAATTTTAAGGTTCATCCTAGCTAAATATACTTCTAAATAGAGAAATGTTAGATATAGCCAAAAGCAATGTTTTTAATACTTATTAAAAAAGTCTGCTAATTGTAACTTAAAGGCATATAAGCATTTAGTCAATTGCATCCCCATCACAGCAGATGtaggtttttgtttttattttacagCCTTCTCCTGATAGGTAGGCAGCATTAAAGAAAGGTTGATGAGAGTTAAAATCATAGGTCTGACACTGGATCATTCAATACAGTTGAAAGTATTTGCTTTTAACTTAATATAGGAAGTTTCTACTGATACTGTTATTTCACCCAGAAAACCCTCAAGCATTTTAGGTTTCTTCTTCATGTAACCACTCCAGCCACCACGAAACACAACTTTTCCACAAGACTCTGCAGTTTAATTGCATATAGTATAGCTGTTCAATTGTGTAGGAAAAGACAGTTAAGAGAAGATGCTGTAAGGAAAATTGCTTTTAAAGGCTTAGGAGATATTATTATGGCTGTGAGGAATAATCATCTTCTCAGTGTTGTCTAGGCTTAAACCCATAAGTATAATCTCTCTCCATTGTCCTTGATAGCTACATTCTTGTGAGCCCAGGAGACAGAATCTCCTACCAGTATACCCAGAGAGCAAAATCATCATATCCGAAGTAGTCTTTTGCCAGTTCCAAACAATGAAAATGTGGCTCGAGGGGACATATCTGTGATTTCCACACATGCATCCCCATGAAAGATGAAAAACTACCAGTAAGATAACTAATGTACCATGATTATTGGTGGCTGGAATACTAAACTCATCTTTTGTGCGTTGAGGTATACCGCAAGATTTTTAGTTCTGATGCTCAGAGTAAAATCTCAGTAAGTTCAAAGTCTGAAGGTCTGCCCTTAGGTCCACTTACACAAACGGTTTAGCTGCATGCCAGAACATGAAATTCAACAGACTTTTAGAGGAAAATCACTAGGAATATTTAAGAACAAATCCTGTCTTTAGGACTACTTACCTACCTTCCCAGGAAATGTTCCTTTTGAATAATTTTAAAGAGACTAAGCAACACCATACTAATGCTGTGCAGAAATAATTACCACATTGGAAAAAGAGTCCTTGATGTTACTATTATAAGGTATATTGTGCTTTATCTTATACCAACTTGAGCATAAAGATGTATACTAGGAAGCATAGCTTTTCCTTCTTCAGTACTATTAGGTCCTCACAGGACCACTACATCAGATGTTTTCAACggctatacagaaatatacactcTATCCTGCTCACTGTGCACATACGTAGCTTCTGGAAGTCCACAAAATTAGTCTCATGGGTAAGATATGAAAGGCATCTCACTATTTTTTGGACATGCAAAGATGAAATAAACAACACAGAATTAGTTGTGTAATAGAACTGATTATGTCACTTGAAAAATTAAAATCCCTTGATAGCTAAGTTTTTCACATGCTCCATTCTGTACTGTCTCATCCCATCAGTACTACTTAAATGGAGAAAAATTACTTGCAGTAGGTATTGTAGCACAAAGGGCATACTTTAGGAGAACAAAAGAGAGCAAATGATTGCAAGAAGATAGCCAAGGTAGGAAGAGGAATGAAGGGGCCATGCTCAAAAAacatcttgaaaaaaaaaaagaacctgaACAGTAAGAAAAGACGGAGTGAAGGCAAAGTATGGAACATAGGAACTACCGAGTCTGCTGCCTGTTAGTAAAAGCTCCAAGAAAGGCTTGTATGCTTCCTACGGGTAGAAGCTCCCACTCCTACTATACCAAATTCAAATGTCAGCCAACACAAACATTCACTTGCCCCTTCAAAATAAAGATAACAATGCAAATCTCTTTGTATTCAACACTGTAAAAAGTCAGACCAGCTCCTAAGTGACTTCATGAATTGGGCAGTTCCCTTGAAGCCAAGGGGTTTACTCACAGTGCATAAAATTTggcatgtgtgtgtctctgAAGAAAGGGTCACTTTCAAGCTTCTAAAACGTTATTATAAGGAGAAGTTATTGCAATATATATGGATAACACATATACAATGACTTTTGGTAGACCTTAAAAAGTAAGAAAGGAAAATACTAGTAATAGTATATACTCCTACATAGAAGGGCAAGTAACTTTTCAGACTTAGTGTATTCCCAGTGAAATAAAAAATCACCCAAAGTATAAACCATAATACATTCTGTATATCTCCTGTGACTTCCAACTTTTGGAATTTACTctgaaaaaagaaatcacaccTCATTAATCTTCCAACTGAATTGCAGTTTCAGCATTCCAGTGCAAGAACTCAATAACACAGAAAGAACAGCAAAATTCTATAAtgccagacagaaaaaaaatagttttcagAAAgtattaaaaaaccccaaaacctcatGCTTATACACCAAGACAAAGGTTATGCCTGTTATGCCTCTTGTGCAAAAAATTCTTCAAAGATCTGGAAGAAAACATTCAGCCTGAACATTATGGCCCAACATTGGGTAGAGGCAGCAGAAGTGGTGATTAGATGCTGCCAAACAAGCTGGAtctcccagctcctggg
This Pogoniulus pusillus isolate bPogPus1 chromosome 4, bPogPus1.pri, whole genome shotgun sequence DNA region includes the following protein-coding sequences:
- the PANX2 gene encoding pannexin-2 isoform X3 → MQHIIDNHPDMATALLAGEKLKELILPGQQDDKAGALAALLLQLKLELPFDRVVTIGTVLIPILLVTLVFTKNFAEEPIYCYTPHNFTRDQALYARGYCWTELKDALPGVDASHWPSLFEHKFLPYALLAFAGIMYIPALGWEFLASTRLTSELNFLLQEIDNCYHRAAEGRAPKIEKQIQSKGPGITEREKREIIENAEKEKSPEQNLFEKYLERRGRSNFLAKLYLARHLFIIFLSIIPITYLSTYYATQKQNEFTCALGEPPDKTSSSKLHIRVNCKLPSVQLQRIIAGVDIVLLCFMNLIILINLIHLFIFRKSNFIFDKLNKVGIKTKKQWQKSQFCDINILAMFCNENRDHIKSLNRLDFITNESDLMYDNVVRQLLAALAQSNHDATPTMRDSGIQTIDPSVDPADIDANEQLIIKRPRKKMKWIPTTNPLPQPFKEQLAIMKVENHKPEKPKPVRRKTATDSLIAPLLESAAKTSQQSSTHKTESTAIPSTSTEKKHTRHFSLDVHPYILSSKKPKPEVQAIPSMPTSKSQEGGFLNQEENVVVHVTSSLKAKTSPWASTD
- the PANX2 gene encoding pannexin-2 isoform X2; the encoded protein is MHSSDFSLCYTEEPIYCYTPHNFTRDQALYARGYCWTELKDALPGVDASHWPSLFEHKFLPYALLAFAGIMYIPALGWEFLASTRLTSELNFLLQEIDNCYHRAAEGRAPKIEKQIQSKGPGITEREKREIIENAEKEKSPEQNLFEKYLERRGRSNFLAKLYLARHLFIIFLSIIPITYLSTYYATQKQNEFTCALGEPPDKTSSSKLHIRVNCKLPSVQLQRIIAGVDIVLLCFMNLIILINLIHLFIFRKSNFIFDKLNKVGIKTKKQWQKSQFCDINILAMFCNENRDHIKSLNRLDFITNESDLMYDNVVRQLLAALAQSNHDATPTMRDSGIQTIDPSVDPADIDANEQLIIKRPRKKMKWIPTTNPLPQPFKEQLAIMKVENHKPEKPKPVRRKTATDSLIAPLLESAAKTSQQSSTHKTESTAIPSTSTEKKHTRHFSLDVHPYILSSKKPKPEVQAIPSMPTSKSQEGGFLNQEENVVVHVTSSLKDTPHPAKDILYSSETCRTVPAAGAFVTCNHNHIATTAAATSMTLNQVKPEPTPALNCNPAHPLLHINTLYEDHEEEVSNIVDNGIHSPTDTGEILSIPTPKQIRLATFDEPMAIVSSVEY
- the PANX2 gene encoding pannexin-2 isoform X1, with translation MQHIIDNHPDMATALLAGEKLKELILPGQQDDKAGALAALLLQLKLELPFDRVVTIGTVLIPILLVTLVFTKNFAEEPIYCYTPHNFTRDQALYARGYCWTELKDALPGVDASHWPSLFEHKFLPYALLAFAGIMYIPALGWEFLASTRLTSELNFLLQEIDNCYHRAAEGRAPKIEKQIQSKGPGITEREKREIIENAEKEKSPEQNLFEKYLERRGRSNFLAKLYLARHLFIIFLSIIPITYLSTYYATQKQNEFTCALGEPPDKTSSSKLHIRVNCKLPSVQLQRIIAGVDIVLLCFMNLIILINLIHLFIFRKSNFIFDKLNKVGIKTKKQWQKSQFCDINILAMFCNENRDHIKSLNRLDFITNESDLMYDNVVRQLLAALAQSNHDATPTMRDSGIQTIDPSVDPADIDANEQLIIKRPRKKMKWIPTTNPLPQPFKEQLAIMKVENHKPEKPKPVRRKTATDSLIAPLLESAAKTSQQSSTHKTESTAIPSTSTEKKHTRHFSLDVHPYILSSKKPKPEVQAIPSMPTSKSQEGGFLNQEENVVVHVTSSLKDTPHPAKDILYSSETCRTVPAAGAFVTCNHNHIATTAAATSMTLNQVKPEPTPALNCNPAHPLLHINTLYEDHEEEVSNIVDNGIHSPTDTGEILSIPTPKQIRLATFDEPMAIVSSVEY